The Vigna angularis cultivar LongXiaoDou No.4 chromosome 6, ASM1680809v1, whole genome shotgun sequence genome contains the following window.
CATCGTCATCAGCGGCCCCAGCGGCGTCGGCAAAGACACCCTTATCGCGCGCCTCCGCGAGGCCCGCCGCGGCCTCCACTTTGTCGTCACCGCCACATCGCGCCCTCGCCGCCCCACCGAAGTCCACGGCAAGGACTACCTCTTCGTCTCGAAGGAGGAGTTTCTCGGGATGGTGGAGCGAGAGGAGCTGCTCGAGTATGCCCTCGTCTACGGGGACTACAAGGGCGTCCCCAAGCAGCAGATTCGAGAATGCCTTGCCAAGGGCTGCGACGTCGTTCTTAGGGTCGATATTCAGGGCGCCGCCACGCTGAGGAAGGCGCTCGGGAAGTCGGCGGTGTTTGTGTTCGTGGCGGCGGAGAGCGAGATGGCCCTGGTGGAGAGACTGGTGGACCGGAAGACGGAGACGGCGGAGTCGCTGCTGGTGAGGATCGGCACCGCGAGAGAGGAGATGAAGCATTTGAAGAATTTTGATTATGTTGTGGTGAATGCGAAGGGGAAGCTGGAGAATGCAGTGAAGTTGATGGAGTCTATTATTGATGCCGAGAAAGCTAGGGTTTCGCAACGGACTCCTCTCATATAACGGACACTCACATGGTATACAATTGAAGACTATTTTTTTTCGCAGTGGTGTATCATGGGATTTGATTTGTTAGCACTTAGATAGAGGGCTGAGGGTAAATGAACTAGAAAGAATCTCTctgaaacattttcttttactgATTTCATAAATTGTTCATTGTGGAAGGGATTGGATTGGTCATTGGTGTTTTTGAGGGAACGACTGTTCATTCTTTCAGAAACTGGTTTGGACTTAAACTAAAAGATGCATTAACATGTCAACATTGATTCCACTATGCAGTTATTGTTCAGAATACGGTATGCCTGTGCAAGTATGACAATTTTTAAGCAAAATGGTACCCAGCTGCCGGATGAAGGATAGGTTGTGTATATGAAAAACTTTAACCGTAAACTAAGTAATAGAATGTATCATATATGCAATATTTATTATGTTCTAAGTTCTCAAAAGAACTCCTAGACATATCGCTGGGAAGCAAAACATCTTAAGAGGGAACATAATTTGAAGATATGAAGTAGCTGGTTCTTCATTTAGTAGCAATACATACAATTAGTATAGAAATTCAGTGTTTTGCATGAACTAACATGAACTTGATTGATATTACCAGCTCATTAAGATGTTTAATCGAGATGGGCCcaaatgtattttgaaatttggaaaagaaaaaggtgtttGAGTGATATCTGCTCATTGTAATGCTCATGCCTCTTGAACAAGGGTTAAGTTTAGATAGTTGATACTTGTCAGACTTTGGTTAAAATTGGGTGCTTGCTATATTTCACTAAGATTGGATTGTTATAAGCCGCACACAAGTTTGTGAATGGTGGTCACTTCAAATATCAGAAACACATTTTGCACATTGAAATTTTGGAATTATGAATGCAAAGTTGAGATTCACTGTATTATAAAGATGCATTTTTACATGGTGAGTTTGTTTTTGTTGGATATGATCTATGCTCTATCTTGATTACAAGTAACAGTGTttgctatttatttatttattttatttaacaagtCAGAATTTTTccgtaattttttattaaatggaTTGATATCAACTGTGTTACATCTCATATGCCGTGTGGCAGTAGTTTGCAGCTGTGTTGTAAAGGTCTTGAATTCTTAATCATCAATATTTCAAGAATTTCTATTTCCTTTTAGATTTTTGGCTAACACAACTGACTTTAAGCTCATGTTTCTGGTACTTGTAACCAGAGGAAAACACCAATACTTTGAAATAATCTGGGCCAGTATTCATGTTGAACATTTAACAGGTGTTTCAAACTCCAAGTTTCGTGTTACAATTTTCCTGTTCAATTCTATATTTTGAACTTCTATACCAATATAAATGGGATTACAATAATAATTAGACAAgtgggatttttttttaatttaatttatactattttattgtTTGTATTTCAGTTGTAATTGTCCTGTAATTTTAAGAATCACCgtagtattattatattttgtgtgCTTTCTAACTTGCAAGCTCCAAGCACGTATTGTTATTAatgcctttttttttctgtagaATTTATGACGGATGATAACGTGGGGATGATagcaaaattttaatttttgagcTCCATTTATTGCCAGTGACGAGCTTGGTGTTTCTTTCCTACAACTGGTGTGATAAAGAGAAGTGGATAATGCTGGTGTGATTCTTTCAATACTGCCATAGATGAAGTACAAATGGTTAGTAGAACTTTTAATTGCAATGCctaatatcatttatttattttattttattcagtGACATAGCTATGTAGGAAGCAAATTGAATGTAGTGGATGAAACAGTGAATTGCACTTACACTGATACCCTTGACACAACATGTAAACCTTCTTATGAAGAAGTGATTCAAAAAGCTTATCACATCCGGTTTTTGTGCATATACTATCTTCCACTTCCTCTCCTTTTTCTCTCATTCCTTTTATTCTTGTTTAAACCCTAATATTTTAGGTATGCGTTTTTAAAAGATGAGAATGAGTGAATTGCTCTAGTTGTTCTAAATCATGCAATAAAGGTGGGAAATTAGATGGCTCCTATTTGCCTCTTTTCTGTCTATTTACAGCTGGATTTGTGCGCAATGAttgtttaaatgatttttttctatgaatttctctaagtaaaaagtaaattatacaCAAGTAAAGTTATGATTTTCAAGAAATTAATATTGAATAGTTTCTACGAACTATTAtatgcataaattaattttaatttgcatAAAAGCTgtcatttcttctctttttatgttcttcttaaaatatttaatcaagcATATCTCTAGCATCTCAGGTCACTTTGGTTATCACCacttgaattttatatataactaatgTGACTCTTCAAACATTTTCTTGGTCTATCACATTGTATGTTAAGTTTTTCTAATCCATTAGTTAAGTCATATATGATATGTCTGAAAGATCCAATCCATTTTTTTGCCTTTACTGAAATGGATTGGATGTGATGtctctatattttttaatttattaactatgGGAAGTTTGGCATTTTTGTCAAAAGTTTATAAGCCCAAAATCTCTTATCATTGTTGccatttttattacttttttctcACAGTTTTTACATTATATTAAGAAGATTCTGCCGTGGAAGTGACgtctaaatattatattaagagtAGTAGAAGATGAATGATGATACAATTTGTTCtcgtttaatttaaaatataagtgcaaattaaaactaaacttctaaaattttaaattcctaTGTCTTATCGATTATTTAAAATTACGtgtaaaagttaataaaatgaCCATAAATACTAATTTTCTATTAGGCAAAgctaaaatatctttttatcatTCAGCTAGTTTAACAAATTTTCGTCAGGCTTTCTGGCAAGATAAATTAGAATCAATCAAACACCTAATACGTAAGCATAATGATTAAATTAACACATAATatgataaaaactaaaaaaaagtagtatcttttatattatgatttcaaacattaattaaaaaaataaaataattggcgcatagaagaagagaaaggaacAAAAAAATATCTGAATTGCCTTAAGCTTGTAGTTGTAGGATAACATAACGCAGATCTGTTATACGTGTACGCGTAAAATAAAGGCATTATATTCTCCAAGCAAAAATGTGTGGCCAGGGTTACTTTAAGAAACCAAATAATCTACAATTCATTCTTCTAAATTTTTGTGGTCCTTATTTCTTTGCTCTCCCTTTTTTCTGTTTCACTTTCTTCTATTTTCTCCCTTTTTCCTACGCTTTCTGGGACCCATAAACGAAAACTAAAGAGCACTTCACCAAAATCTAGTGACGTCAAAATGGGGATCGTAACTCGAGCCAATTCAGCTTATCACACGTTTAAGTTggattgaatttaaaaaaaatgtaatttttttatgagttAGTTTTCAATCTGGCTTATTTAGAACCTGACTCACCAGATTGAACTGGTGGTGAGTTGGGCTGATTCACCAAcctacctaatttaatttaattatttattattttgtgttttaatattattagttaatatttttttattatattatagatagtgataaaaaagtgtttaaagagagaaaaatattataaatttatctatttaagacTCTAATATCTGagacaaaaattaataatattaaaaacttatttgttagCCTTTTGTACGtctttttggattacgcttggatGGTATGatactttctttttgtttttgaattgtctttggaatTTAACATCGATTTAAAGtgatatttgtttatatttgaattaaaaaattattttttttattttaaaaaagaacttataattaaatgaaccAATGAGCTAACCTGTTTAACCTACCAATCTGGGTGGATCGAGTTGGGTTCGAACtttttcagctcgctaataagtAAGCCGGACTGAATTGACTCACTAAATGACTAACCTGTAGTGGACCGAGCCGAATCGAATCaagttacccgttttgacagctctatcaAAACCTTAATTTTCTTCCTCACATCACAACTAAGTACTCTTTGTTTATGTATATGTTTCTCCcttctttttttatcaaataataaacaaGATATATTATCCTTTATGATTATAAACAACTCTtgtgagtgtttttttttacacatGCTAATCCCAATCAAGTAGTGATAGAGCAACacatctttatatttatttgacataaaaataacaaaaaaaatgtggaataaatgtaaaaaatttgtgtcaaattATATTTCTTGTTATTCAAGTAATTCTAGGCTTAAATTCTACTTTATTGGATGAAAATTGTGGAACCAAATTTATACATTCTGATATTCTGTTATGGTTTAAGTTTagctttaattttatttccaaagACAACTCAATATAGATGAATGTCTGACATTATGTGATCAGAACAAAATTATATAGCAAACAATACACAGTTAATGGTTATGATTGGAGATTCCTAGTTGATTAAAGATAAagttaaataatgatatataaataagatGCAAATATCATTTTGCAAACTAGTTTTGTGATATTAAATTATACACTGATTCATATAGTAAGATGGTTTCAGAAACATATAGAAAAATTCTACCTATGAAGAATGCTTGAGGCTgaatcttaacaaatatttggattttgtttATTGTAGAAATGTGTAGCACGCATGAGCAACGTAACTAACCATAAGCTACGGCCTTATGAAGTAACTcgttttgaatgaaaaattgtGCGTCTGCTAATGGTTTATCCGTGCACTCCAACAACAAACCACACAGACACTTTTCCCCTGTCGTATAGcttttatttagaaaaactaATGATAAACAAACTCAATTTTGTGTCTATTTGTTCTTCCTTTACCTTCACATAGGCCAACCcagtttatttattataagtttgaataggaaaaaaaatcagttttttttttaaaatatggatTAAATTCTAGTTTATCTAACCAGTGAGTTAATAAATAGATTTTAATcagtttgaaaataaattgattcaTAATCTAccaacaacaatattttattatttattcataatttttgtttatattttaaaaattaaaatattattcaataatatttaaatacttttttaatttatttgtttttataattatatagttgatattttgttttttaatttattatttttacaataatatttcatcAAAACTGGtgaacattttaaataaattaatttgctTAACTCATCAATCTGTAATGAATGAAAacagattataattttttatttatttctgatttactaaaaatataaatagagttactcatttttaatttaattcatgtgaaACAAGCTTATGACACCACTTCTCTAATGCTTTTGCAATTCTTTCTCGTTTACGTGATTTTGCACACCattcaattcatatatatatatatatatatatatatatatatatatatatatatatatatatatatatatatatatatatatatatatatatatatatatatatatatatatatatatatatatatattaacgtAAACTATGAGGAATACATTTTCTATTTGCtgtattgttaataaaaatcacTTCTTGCTTTacattttggttttgttttgttgagtAAAGAACGATGGGAaatgtattcttttttttttctttatgttgttTTTCAGAAGGATAATATTGAGTTATATAAGCTTAATGTAGGAATTGAATCGTGTACATATGAGCTTAAGTAACCCActtaatttgtgtttaaaaattAGACTATAGGGTTTttgtatgaaagaaaaattcgTGCAAGTAGAGTGGAATTAAGTACACCAAAATTAATGCctaattgtaattatttattaatgttaaccACAAGTTGAACAAAAAAactaatgataaattaaaataacaacaacatcTATCTCACTTTTGttcaacaaaaacatttttagaTAAAATCATGCTTCCAAACCACAactggtattttttttttttttagcttttGCTTAGTCGACCAATACTTTTCCATTGACAATGATTAGTAGATTTCATTCTTTCGTTTTGTAACAGCGACACGAATCTAATCAATGATTGCGACGGAAATCAAACTAGGTACCAGGTTATTCATACATGGTTTTCGTGCAGTTCAATTAGTAAAGACAACTTGAATTGTTTGTTtcccaaaataatttatgtttaaaagaaaaaaaaaaataagaactaGAAATTCTGGTCAtgcacaattttttaatttaattttgtgtaGTGTTATTCGttgcataaattttaattaaattagtataaaaaagtaaatatatttactATGAATGATGGTTGCaagtgctttttttttttctgcctTACCAATTGTTAAAAACACTACGATAAAGGGGTTGACTTGTTACTCCTTTGAATGAAAAGGGTGTGAATGTTTGAAGCTGGTATACTACGTACTCCCTTCAGATTGTCACTTACAAGAAACTCTCCAGAAAGAgaaaa
Protein-coding sequences here:
- the LOC108342779 gene encoding guanylate kinase 3, chloroplastic translates to MWMSSGIYSECSMLRRLVCTTVPRLPIISPKPKPYILNSLTQKPLSNAIKSFSSSKMGDARRPLSVPIPTLEKAERADLLRALEASLGSPFSSDPLSPNPNPLIIVISGPSGVGKDTLIARLREARRGLHFVVTATSRPRRPTEVHGKDYLFVSKEEFLGMVEREELLEYALVYGDYKGVPKQQIRECLAKGCDVVLRVDIQGAATLRKALGKSAVFVFVAAESEMALVERLVDRKTETAESLLVRIGTAREEMKHLKNFDYVVVNAKGKLENAVKLMESIIDAEKARVSQRTPLI